The following proteins are encoded in a genomic region of Opisthocomus hoazin isolate bOpiHoa1 chromosome 4, bOpiHoa1.hap1, whole genome shotgun sequence:
- the OTUD1 gene encoding OTU domain-containing protein 1 → MQLYSSVITHYPAGGTAAAAAAPPPGAAGVFKVSLSPGPPSAEAASAADVAGPSAAAESPAKDSFAPGGGSSNSSSIAAAMPAFSSCLEVMPSGPAAGPGSRPAGGPQYSSCAQVTVSRRRPLERVVPIRIVQRAEAPGELVPASPRSRAWLEGILESVRQAGGDGGAAALPPPAAEPSNRSLRLSEHCQALHAAAAGAPPGLPRGGRPAEGSGGQARAPAPAEGEEQEEGAGPEARRAPQRSEKLALYLAEVEKQDGYLREKGRFRFHIIPDGNCLYRAVCKAVYGDQRPHGELREQTVHYIADHLDHFSPIIEGDVGEFLIGAAQDGAWAGYPELLAMGQMLNVNIHLTTGGRPESPTVSTMVHYLGPEDPTRPSIWLSWLSNGHYDAVLDRPCPNPEYEAWCRQTQVQRRRDEELAKSMAVSLSKMYIEQNACS, encoded by the coding sequence ATGCAGCTCTACAGCTCCGTGATCACCCACTACCCAGCGGGCGGGACGGCCGCCGCAGCCGCTGCTCCTCCGCCCGGCGCCGCCGGAGTCTTCAAGGTCTCCCTGTCTCCGGGACCCCCCTCCGCCGAAGCAGCCAGCGCCGCCGACGTCGCGGGCCCAAGCGCGGCCGCCGAGAGCCCCGCCAAGGACAGCTTTGCTCCCGGGGGGggaagcagcaacagcagcagcatcgcCGCCGCCATGCCCGCCTTCTCCTCCTGCCTGGAGGTGATGCcgagcggccccgcggcgggccccggcagccggccggcGGGCGGCCCGCAGTACAGCTCCTGCGCCCAGGTCACCGTCAGCCGTCGCCGGCCGCTGGAGCGGGTCGTGCCCATCCGCATCGTGCAGCGCGCCGAGGCCCCCGGCGAGCTGGTGCCGGCCTCGCCGCGCAGCCGCGCCTGGCTGGAGGGGATCCTGGAGAGCGTGCGGCAGGCCGGGGGGGACGGCGgggccgccgcgctgccgccgcccgccgcggagcCCAGCAACCGCAGCCTGCGCCTCAGCGAGCACTGCCAGGCGCTGCACGCGGCGGCCGCCGGCGCCCCGCCcgggctgccccgcggcgggcggcccgcGGAGGGCAGCGGCGGTCAGGCGCGGGCCCCCGCGCCGGCGGAGggcgaggagcaggaggagggagcgggCCCCGAGGCGCGGCGGGCGCCGCAGCGCAGCGAGAAGCTGGCGCTGTACCTGGCCGAGGTGGAGAAGCAGGACGGGTACCTGCGGGAGAAGGGCCGGTTCCGCTTCCACATCATCCCCGACGGGAACTGCCTCTACCGCGCCGTCTGCAAGGCGGTGTACGGGGACCAGCGGCCGCACGGCGAGCTCCGCGAGCAGACCGTGCACTACATCGCCGACCACCTGGACCACTTCAGCCCCATCATCGAGGGCGACGTGGGAGAGTTCCTCATCGGGGCCGCGCAGGACGGGGCCTGGGCCGGGTACCCGGAGCTGCTGGCCATGGGGCAGATGCTGAACGTCAACATCCACCTCACCACGGGCGGCCGGCCCGAGAGCCCCACCGTTTCCACCATGGTTCACTACCTGGGGCCCGAGGACCCGACGCGGCCCAGCATCTGGCTGAGCTGGCTTAGCAACGGGCACTACGATGCCGTGCTGGACCGCCCGTGCCCCAACCCGGAGTACGAGGCGTGGTGCAGGCAGACTCAGGTACAGCGCCGGCGGGATGAGGAGCTGGCCAAGTCCATGGCGGTCTCCTTGTCCAAGATGTACATTGAGCAGAACGCCTGCTCTTGA